Proteins encoded within one genomic window of Bacillus sp. F19:
- the noc gene encoding nucleoid occlusion protein, which produces MKHPFSRFFGLGEKEDTAEKTAVIETEEIDDSVFDEVKKISVEEIVPNRFQPRTVFADEKIEELSLTIRTHGIIQPIVVRQVDGRYEIIAGERRYRAVRKLGWETIPAIVKDFNDTETASVALIENLQREELSAIEEAVAYAKLLELHDLTQEALAQRLGKGQSTIANKLRLLKLPHEVQDALLQKKITERHARALIPLKKPDPQITLLSEIIEKQLNVKQTEDRVVKMLEKTSPKAKPKRKAFSRDTRIAMNTIRQSLTMVADTGVKINAEEEEFEEYIQFTIKIPK; this is translated from the coding sequence ATGAAGCATCCATTCTCTCGTTTTTTCGGTTTGGGAGAAAAAGAAGATACAGCAGAAAAAACAGCAGTAATTGAAACAGAAGAGATTGATGATTCAGTATTTGATGAGGTAAAGAAGATTTCCGTGGAGGAAATCGTGCCTAATCGTTTTCAGCCCCGTACGGTTTTCGCGGATGAAAAAATTGAAGAATTATCGCTTACGATACGTACACACGGGATTATTCAGCCGATTGTTGTACGTCAGGTTGATGGAAGATATGAAATTATTGCCGGGGAAAGACGGTATAGAGCAGTCCGAAAACTAGGATGGGAAACAATCCCAGCAATTGTGAAGGACTTCAACGACACAGAAACAGCTTCTGTTGCTTTAATTGAGAACCTTCAGCGCGAGGAACTTTCAGCGATTGAAGAAGCTGTTGCATATGCCAAGCTGCTGGAGCTTCACGACTTGACCCAAGAAGCCCTTGCCCAGCGTCTCGGAAAAGGACAGTCCACAATTGCCAATAAGCTTAGGCTGTTAAAGCTGCCTCATGAAGTTCAAGATGCATTGCTCCAAAAGAAAATAACAGAGAGACATGCAAGAGCACTCATTCCTTTAAAAAAACCAGATCCGCAAATTACACTGCTCTCTGAAATCATAGAAAAGCAGTTAAATGTCAAACAAACAGAAGACCGCGTTGTCAAAATGCTTGAGAAAACCAGCCCAAAAGCAAAACCAAAACGTAAAGCATTCAGCCGGGATACCCGTATTGCGATGAATACCATCCGTCAATCGTTGACAATGGTAGCGGATACTGGCG
- the rsmG gene encoding 16S rRNA (guanine(527)-N(7))-methyltransferase RsmG encodes MDISLFKSSLEEKGISLSAEQLEQFETYYELLVEWNEKMNLTSITDKKEVYLKHFYDSISAAFYFDFTKPLSICDVGAGAGFPSLPIKICFPHLKIAIVDSLQKRITFLDHLTKSLNLSGVSLYHDRAETFGKNKAFRETYDVVTARAVARLSVLSELCLPLAKTGGHFVAMKAASAEEEIINAEKAISTLGGKVKEKYAFELPLEKSERSIIIIHKQKSTPAKYPRKPGTPNKLPLE; translated from the coding sequence ATGGACATTTCTTTATTTAAATCCAGTCTTGAGGAAAAGGGAATCTCTCTTTCCGCAGAACAGCTGGAGCAATTTGAGACTTACTACGAATTGCTTGTAGAGTGGAATGAAAAAATGAATTTAACTTCGATTACAGATAAAAAAGAAGTTTATCTTAAGCATTTTTATGATTCTATTTCTGCTGCTTTCTATTTTGATTTTACAAAACCGTTATCCATTTGTGACGTAGGCGCAGGCGCAGGGTTTCCAAGTCTGCCGATTAAAATCTGCTTTCCGCATCTGAAAATTGCAATTGTGGATTCTCTTCAAAAGAGAATTACATTTTTAGATCATCTGACGAAATCATTAAACCTTTCAGGCGTATCTCTTTACCATGACAGAGCAGAAACGTTTGGAAAAAACAAAGCATTCAGAGAAACGTATGACGTTGTGACGGCAAGGGCTGTAGCGCGTCTATCTGTTTTGAGCGAGCTTTGCCTGCCTCTTGCTAAAACAGGCGGTCACTTCGTAGCAATGAAAGCCGCATCAGCTGAGGAAGAAATAATCAATGCTGAAAAAGCAATCAGTACGCTTGGCGGCAAGGTGAAGGAAAAGTATGCCTTTGAGCTGCCGCTTGAGAAAAGTGAGCGCTCAATCATTATTATTCATAAACAAAAATCAACACCTGCTAAATATCCCCGCAAACCGGGTACGCCTAACAAACTTCCATTAGAATAG